A genomic window from Lotus japonicus ecotype B-129 chromosome 1, LjGifu_v1.2 includes:
- the LOC130732265 gene encoding uncharacterized protein LOC130732265 produces MGSRERRRVALQHTLQQLRDATNSSAVNKASIIADASKYIEELKQKVEDLNSELGVTESSTTQIDELPMVSVKTLEKGFLIQVLLEKSCPGMLVSILEAFEELQLDVIDARASCEDTFQLETVARESHKKHSVNAHVVKEAVLQAIRNTD; encoded by the exons ATGGGTTCAAGGGAGCGAAGAAGAGTGGCTTTGCAACACACGTTGCAACAACTGCGAGATGCCACAAATTCCAGTGCT GTAAACAAAGCATCCATTATTGCGGACGCCTCCAAATACATAGAGGAGTTGAAGCAAAAAGTGGAGGATCTGAACTCAGAGCTTGGAGTTACTGAATCATCAACCACACAAATCGATGAACTACCTATG gTAAGTGTAAAAACCCTAGAAAAGGGTTTCCTCATTCAAGTGCTTTTAGAAAAGAGTTGTCCTGGCATGCTAGTCTCAATACTTGAAGCCTTCGAAGAACTCCAACTTGATGTGATTGATGCTAGGGCTTCTTGTGAAGACACTTTCCAACTAGAAACTGTGGCAAGAGAA AGTCACAAGAAGCACAGTGTTAACGCGCATGTGGTGAAGGAAGCAGTGTTGCAAGCAATCAGGAACACGGACTAA
- the LOC130732266 gene encoding non-specific lipid-transfer protein 1-like has protein sequence MAMVSLKLTCIVIMCVAVMGAAPVVQAITCSQVTANVAPCITYLTGGGAPSPGCCAGVKSAFAAATTTPARRAICNCLKSAAGGIPGGINDNFAQALPAKCGVNIPFKISVSTNCASIN, from the exons ATGGCAATGGTTAGCCTCAAGTTGACATGCATTGTGATTATGTGTGTCGCCGTGATGGGTGCTGCACCGGTGGTGCAAGCCATCACATGCTCTCAGGTCACAGCGAACGTTGCACCGTGCATTACTTACCTCACAGGGGGCGGAGCTCCTTCCCCAGGGTGCTGCGCCGGAGTGAAGAGCGCCTTTGCTGCTGCAACCACCACCCCTGCCCGGAGGGCCATATGCAACTGCTTGAAGTCTGCTGCCGGTGGTATTCCTGGCGGCATCAACGACAACTTCGCTCAGGCACTCCCAGCAAAGTGCGGTGTCAACATCCCTTTCAAGATCAGCGTTTCCACCAACTGCGCTAG CATCAATTAA